The following DNA comes from Dehalococcoidia bacterium.
TGCTGGCCGTCACCCTGGCCGCGGTCTGCCTGATCGTCACCCTGTTCACCCTGCTGCCGGCCTGGCGGGCCGGCCGCGTTTCGGCAATCGCTGCTCTCACGGGCGGCAACGATGCCCGTGAGGCAAGGCCGTCCCGGCTCGCGCGAGCCGCTGCCCGTCTCGGCCTGCCCCGCGTCGCCGTCGCCGGCGTGAAGGACCTCTCGCGCCGGCCGCTCCGGGCGGTCATGATGGCGGGCGCCATCGCGCTTGCCGTGGTCACCACGACCTTCAGTCTCGGTATCGAGGCGACGTTCGACGCCACCATGTCGGACCTAACCGTAATCGGCGGCCCTCCCGCCGACGTCGCAGCGGACCGGGACACCTTCAACGATGCCGAGGCGCGCCGCATCCTCTCGTCTCACCCGGACGTGCAGAGCTACCTCGTCGCCTATAACTACGGTGGCGTGGCGGCGAACGATGGCTTCGACCTCAGGGGCTACGAGGGCGACCTGAACAACCCGCGCTGGGCCATACGCGAGGGGAGGATGCCCGCCGCTGCCGGTGAGGCGGCGGCAAGCACGCGTTTGGCCGACCGTTATCGACTGAAGGTCGGCGACCAGTTCGAGTTCCACGCGGCCACGGCCCAGGGACCGGTCCGCACCACGGTCAGGATCGTGGGCACCCTGGTCTTCGCGGAAGGCGCATCCCTCTTCGTGACGCGCGAGACGTTGCCACCTCAATTCGAGCCGACGGATTACCTGATCCGGACGAAGCCGGGCACCGATGACGCGCGCTTCGCCCGGGACCTCATCGACGCCTCCGGCGGCTACCTCGACCCGGAGGTGCTGGACGAGACGCTTGCTGACATAAGGAACCAGTTCCGCTCGGTGCTCATCGGCCTGAACGGCGTCCTCTTCGGCATCGCCGGCTTGAACCTGCTCTCGAGCATGCTGCTCGGCATCCGCGAGCGCCGGCGCGACTTCGCGATCCTCAAGACCATCGGTTTCACGCCCGGGCAGGTGGCGGCGTCGGTGCTCTGCGGCAGCGTTGCACTGGCCTGCGCGGCCCTGGTGGTCGGCCTGCCGCTGGGCCTGCTCGCCACGAGTGTCATATTCGACCTGCTTTCGAGCGCCGCCGGCATCGGGGCAAGCGTGGGCCGCATGCCGGGAGCGCTCTGGCTGGCGCCGCTCGTACCCGGCGCCATCATCCTTGCCGGACTGGGCACCGCGATCCCGGCCCGGCAGGCCGCCGGCGTGCAGGTGGCAGAGACCCTGCGGTACGAGTAAAGGGAAATGGGACGAGGACGAGGGGAGTAAGGCAGGAAGGCCACGCCGTGCTCCCCCGCTTCTTGTCCCTGCCCCCTAGTCCTGGGCTGCCAGGTGTATGAACAGCGAGACCCGGTCCTTCCCGTCGAGGGCGCGGCTCTTATGGCCCTTGCCGGTGGTGTCCTCGGCGAGGAAGACGCTGCCGGCCTCGAAGCGGCGCACTTCGCCGTCGCTGACCTCGATCTCGACGCCGCCCGTAAGGTTCACGACGAACTGGCGCCGTGGCGCGCAGTGGAAGTCCAGGTCGTAATCAGGCCTGGTGTAGCGGAACTGCAAGCCGGTGACCCTGAAGACCTCCGAAAGGTCACTCGAGCGGCCGTTGTCTGTCATGGGCACTTCGACGTCCTCGAAGTGAGACTCGCCGTCGGGCGTGGCGTACATGCGCGTGTACCGCATCTGTCCTCCCTCTTTGCTCCGCCCTTCCCGGCCCGGTGGGAGAGGAGCGGCGCCGTGTGGTGTCGAGATGATACGAGGCGGCGGCCGAGGAGTGGCCGCGGCTATCCCGGCGGTGCAAGGGAATGCCGGGACCCCGCGCTCCGGACACGGTGACCTCGTCTCCGGGGGCGTTGGAGCGCCGGGGCTGGCGGCCGTCAGGCGCCCCGAGGCCTGGGCCGGCCGCGGAGCACGCGGCCGGGGAGCGTCACGATGCCCCGGACCAGCTCCAGGACGCCGTCGACGGCGATGCCGAGGAGCCGCAGGGGCAACAGCAACAGCCACACGATCGGGTAGAGGATGATCGCGATTATGGCGATCGGCCAGCAGAGGACGAGGAGTATGAGCCAGAGGAGGAAAGCGACCAGCACAGCGTGCGCATGCTAGCACGCCGGCATGAGGAGGTCGTGAGAGTGGCCCGCGGCCCCGTACAGGCGGGGATCAGGCGCTGTCAACCACCGCCCTTATCTGCCGGGCGTGGTCGCGGAAGTGGTCGGCGTTGGCCCGGATCATCGCCGCCACGGTGAAGCCGCGCTGGTTTCTCATCTCCAGGTCCTTCTCCGTGACGTACTTCAGGCGCCCGTCGGCGATGGCTGACGCCTGCTCCAGGCCGAGGAGGGCGTCGGCGGCGGTGGCATACGACGCCTGGAGCCGGTCGAGGCCCGGGTAGCCGCAGGCGATGCAGACGGCGCTGGCGTAGGCGACGTCCGCGGCCACGCAGTGCTCGGCGGCCTGACGGGGCGACCACGCGGCTTCGCCCTCGGCGGAGTCCGGGCGCCGCTCCCATACGGCGGCGGCAGCGCGGACGGCGTCCGCGAAGTCCGCCCTGGCGGCGGCAAGGTCGGCTCGCAGTTCATCGGGTGTTGGCATGGGCGGCTCCTCCGGTCAGGCAGAGCGCAGCGTACAGAGTGCATCCGGTAAAGAACAGCGTGGCGGCCCGGGCTCCGTGATGAGTGGAGTTCGCGCTTAGAGCAGCGCGGCCTCGACCTCCCGCGTCGCCTCGGGATCATCGACGTACCCGGGGTGGCGGGTGAAGAGCAGGTCCGCGATGGCGTCGTGGTCGCCGTCGGCGATGCCCTCGAGGGCCCCCTGGATCTGGCGGAGCAGGCGGCGGTTGCGCTCCAGGCCCTCGGCCAGGCTTCCAACGGCCGCGGCCGGGCGCATCTCGAGGTCGTACTCCGGCCCGAGGACGCGCGTAAAGAGCCACAGTGCCCGCTCGTTGTGCTCCTCGGTCGTGACGACGCAAAGCCGGCGCCAGTCGAGCGGCATGAGGAAGCGCACCTTGGTGAAGTAGGCGTTGCTCAGCGTGTCCGTTGACTCGTACTCCAGGAGGAAGGCCTGCGGCGGCACACCAAGGGAGGCGGCGTAGTCCCGCATGACCTCGGCCTCGGTGCGCTGGGGCGGCGAATGCCGGAGCTTGAAGCTCCAGCGGCCGGACATGATCAGGCAGTCCGCGAGACCCGCGCGATAAAGCTCGACGCCCTTGCGGACACGGGCCTGCATGACGGGGTCGTCTTCGCGGGCGCTATGTCCCAGGACTACGATGCAGTCGAAGCGGCTCACGGGCGAATGAGCGGAAACTCCACGGGCGGAAGCTCGCCGCGGACCTGGCGCCTGTCCTCGATGGACGCGGCGATGGCGAGGGTCGCGGCGGCCAATGCCTCGACGTCGATGCCGCGGTGGCGGGGGCGGTACGGGGCGATGCGCTCGACGGCGCGTGTCATCAACATGCGCGCCCCGTGCGGGTTGCCGCGAAGGTAGTGGGTGAACCCCGCCCCCAGCTGGGCCAGCCCGTGGAAGAACTCCTCGTCCTGGGTGCCCTTGAGCTGTCTCCAGGCGGACTCCCAGGCCTCGTGCGCAGGGAAGAAGCGGCGGGCATTGAAATGCTGGACGCCGAGGCGGTGGTTCTCCTCGGGCGGAAGGTGGTCGTAGTCCTCCATGTGGAGGCGGTTTTCGGAGCCCCAGGGCAGCGGGCGGCCGAGCTCATCGCGAGGGCGTTCTCTTCTCTGCGGCGGCGCGGCGCGCTCCATCAAGCCCTCGGGCGGATCATGTTGATGCGACGGGCGAGGCGCGTGGCCAGCACGGCAGCCGAGTTCGGGTCCTTTCGCAACTCGGCGTCGAGGGCTGACTTCTCGAGGATGAGGCACTCGGAGGCCTCGCGGGCCCGGACCGTAGCCGTCCGGTGGCCCTCGCGCAGGAGGGCCATCTCGCCGAAGAAGCGGCCGGGACCGAGCGTGGCGGCGACGAATTCACCGGCGGCGCCTTCGCTGCGCAGCACCTCCAGCGAGCCGCTGGTGACCACGAAGAAGGCCGTCGCCGCGTCGCCCTGGCGCACGACCACGTCTCCAGCCGCATAGGTCTCGAGCCGCGCGGAGGCTGCCAGGCGGCGCACGAACTCCCGGGGGAAGTCCGCGAAGATGTCGACGGACGAGAGCACTTGCTCGCAGTCAGTCACGCCAGGCCTCCAGGCCAATCCTATAGAGCGGAGGCCGGCCTGACCAGCCTGCCCTGCGTCCGTACCGAAGATCGAGCGGCCGGCATGCGGCGTCGGCAGCGCGACAGGACGGCCACCCCCGCGTGCTGGCTGCGATGCGACCCTGGAGGGCCTATTCCTTCTTGCGCTGCTTCAGAGGGATCGCGCTCACCTCGGCGAGGTAATCGAGGATGGCCTGCCGCGGCACCATGACCTTCCAGCCATCGCGGATGACCGCGATCTTACCCTCCTCGATCAGGCGGTCCATCTGGGCG
Coding sequences within:
- a CDS encoding FtsX-like permease family protein; the protein is MMRAVWRKALRDIRSRRLQTLLLVAVVAAAAATLSLALNVRASAARPADRLREASNGADAWIAVLQARSDPAAALRATPGVVEVSEAVPISWTNYGIRNGDKKQQVALVGMGPELPAFDHPVVSGGRWLAAGGTDEIVIDRGAARRLGLRAGQRIDLLTPAGPQPFTIAGFAAPTGRAPAPINDPAFAFVLPETLRRLEPEAVFGSSPDHVLRYGVRLQDPGAYIAFFEAAGRRVGPFNGRTWADVRENIGEANDFDVVFLNVFSVFALLSAGLIIANAVGGQVLSQTRDIGILKAIGFTPGQVTMTLLIQNLALSLAGGVIGVAAGLMVAPFFLERTADVLGVPASAAFDPVVLAVTLAAVCLIVTLFTLLPAWRAGRVSAIAALTGGNDAREARPSRLARAAARLGLPRVAVAGVKDLSRRPLRAVMMAGAIALAVVTTTFSLGIEATFDATMSDLTVIGGPPADVAADRDTFNDAEARRILSSHPDVQSYLVAYNYGGVAANDGFDLRGYEGDLNNPRWAIREGRMPAAAGEAAASTRLADRYRLKVGDQFEFHAATAQGPVRTTVRIVGTLVFAEGASLFVTRETLPPQFEPTDYLIRTKPGTDDARFARDLIDASGGYLDPEVLDETLADIRNQFRSVLIGLNGVLFGIAGLNLLSSMLLGIRERRRDFAILKTIGFTPGQVAASVLCGSVALACAALVVGLPLGLLATSVIFDLLSSAAGIGASVGRMPGALWLAPLVPGAIILAGLGTAIPARQAAGVQVAETLRYE
- a CDS encoding YdcF family protein, which produces MSRFDCIVVLGHSAREDDPVMQARVRKGVELYRAGLADCLIMSGRWSFKLRHSPPQRTEAEVMRDYAASLGVPPQAFLLEYESTDTLSNAYFTKVRFLMPLDWRRLCVVTTEEHNERALWLFTRVLGPEYDLEMRPAAAVGSLAEGLERNRRLLRQIQGALEGIADGDHDAIADLLFTRHPGYVDDPEATREVEAALL
- a CDS encoding DUF309 domain-containing protein, encoding MERAAPPQRRERPRDELGRPLPWGSENRLHMEDYDHLPPEENHRLGVQHFNARRFFPAHEAWESAWRQLKGTQDEEFFHGLAQLGAGFTHYLRGNPHGARMLMTRAVERIAPYRPRHRGIDVEALAAATLAIAASIEDRRQVRGELPPVEFPLIRP
- a CDS encoding cyclic nucleotide-binding domain-containing protein, which codes for MTDCEQVLSSVDIFADFPREFVRRLAASARLETYAAGDVVVRQGDAATAFFVVTSGSLEVLRSEGAAGEFVAATLGPGRFFGEMALLREGHRTATVRAREASECLILEKSALDAELRKDPNSAAVLATRLARRINMIRPRA